In Spirosoma sp. KUDC1026, the sequence CTGGTGTAAAGAGGAGAACGCAAAAAAGGAGAAGGGAACAAGGAAATGAAGTGCTTAGCTTCTTTCTCCTTGTTCCCTTCTCCTTTTTTGCTTTAGAAAAACTTACAGCGCGGCTGGTTCCAGGGCGGCTTGTAGTTTTTGTTCCAGTACGTTCTTAGGAACGGCACCGATTACTTTATCGACAAGCTGACCGTTTTTGAAAACCATCAGCGTAGGGATGCTGCGGATACCAAATTTAGCGGGTACCTGAGCGTTTTGGTCAACGTCCATTTTAGCGACAACCGCCTTGTCTTTGTATTCACCGGCGAGTTGTTCTACAACTGGTCCGATCATCTTACAGGGGCCGCACCATTCGGCCCAGAAGTCTACCAGAACAGGTTTATCGGAATTGATTAATTGCTCGAAATTAGCGTCAGTTGCTTCGACGGCATTAGATCCTGCTGCCATGAGTGACATGAGTTTATTGGTTGAACTTGTTTCTCTCACATAAACCCGATAGCCGTCGATTAGTTCCGAAATCTTATAGCTTGTAACTCGTGTCGACCAAACTGTGATACTCGGATAGACTTTCAATAGCCGAGTGCTAAATCTGTTTGGGTTGTTGCCCCCGTTGCGTCCGTCACCAGTGATTCAGGTATTCAATCCTCTTCCGGTCCGGAGTCTGAGCCCGCCTGCGAGCGACGGCGGTTTTCGAAGTACACAAATACATGCAGAGCGTGATTAAAGCGATGCAGGCGCAACGCTTCGGATTCGCTCATCTGAATAGTAAACTGATTCAGATACCC encodes:
- the trxA gene encoding thioredoxin, giving the protein MAAGSNAVEATDANFEQLINSDKPVLVDFWAEWCGPCKMIGPVVEQLAGEYKDKAVVAKMDVDQNAQVPAKFGIRSIPTLMVFKNGQLVDKVIGAVPKNVLEQKLQAALEPAAL